A region from the Hydra vulgaris chromosome 10, alternate assembly HydraT2T_AEP genome encodes:
- the LOC105844083 gene encoding integral membrane protein DGCR2/IDD isoform X2, with protein sequence MSNAKLLVNSSSNKSGFKSCLDIAAKKVDHGEYFTPLSSACLECLCVNGTQDHCISVVCPKPKCPNYKEIPGRCCEYKCPDLTMNDNTTLAIVVTLSCLLFLILSATAIIWLKLRNKKKFGERLGSIASGNSSNLDISLLIRHNSIPNNARFTNNLKTMNVDCSNANKANIDMKSDSVFEINNSNISKSKDDINKKINTNHSVKDNNEHLEDNTKLLNTMQIPHKLPYKVTQQLPNEISSVV encoded by the exons ATGAGTAACGCAAAGCTGCTTGTCAATTCTTCAAGTAATAAATCAG gatttaaaTCATGTTTGGATATTGCGGCTAAAAAAGTAGATCACGGTGAATATTTTACGCCACTATCTTCTGCTTGTTTGGAATGCCTATGTGTTAACGGAACCCAAGATCATTGCATATCTGTAGTTTGTCCAAAGCCTAAATGTcctaattataaagaaattccAGGAAGATGCTGTGAATATAAATGTCCAG acttAACAATGAACGATAACACAACTTTAGCTATTGTCGTTACATTGTCgtgtttattatttctaatactGTCTGCAACGGCTATAATTTGGTTGAAATTAcgaaataaaaagaagtttgGTGAACGTCTTGGCTCTATTGCATCAGGAAATTCAAGTAACCTTG atattagttTGCTTATAAGACATAACTCTATACCGAACAACGCAAGATTtacgaataatttaaaaacaatgaacGTTGATTGTTCTAATGCCAATAAAGCAAACATTGATATGAAATCAGAcagtgtatttgaaataaataattctaacatttctaaatcaaaagacgatataaataaaaagataaatacgAATCATAGCGTAAAAGATAACAACGAACATTTGGAAGATAATACTAAGCTTCTTAATACTATGCAAATTCCCCATAAACTTCCCTATAAAGTTACACAGCAGTTACCTAATGAGATATCATCTGTTGTCTAA
- the LOC105844083 gene encoding uncharacterized protein LOC105844083 isoform X1: protein MNQNVHLYESHLNAMSNAKLLVNSSSNKSGFKSCLDIAAKKVDHGEYFTPLSSACLECLCVNGTQDHCISVVCPKPKCPNYKEIPGRCCEYKCPDLTMNDNTTLAIVVTLSCLLFLILSATAIIWLKLRNKKKFGERLGSIASGNSSNLDISLLIRHNSIPNNARFTNNLKTMNVDCSNANKANIDMKSDSVFEINNSNISKSKDDINKKINTNHSVKDNNEHLEDNTKLLNTMQIPHKLPYKVTQQLPNEISSVV from the exons atgaACCAAAACGTTCATTTGTATGAAAG tcactTAAATGCAATGAGTAACGCAAAGCTGCTTGTCAATTCTTCAAGTAATAAATCAG gatttaaaTCATGTTTGGATATTGCGGCTAAAAAAGTAGATCACGGTGAATATTTTACGCCACTATCTTCTGCTTGTTTGGAATGCCTATGTGTTAACGGAACCCAAGATCATTGCATATCTGTAGTTTGTCCAAAGCCTAAATGTcctaattataaagaaattccAGGAAGATGCTGTGAATATAAATGTCCAG acttAACAATGAACGATAACACAACTTTAGCTATTGTCGTTACATTGTCgtgtttattatttctaatactGTCTGCAACGGCTATAATTTGGTTGAAATTAcgaaataaaaagaagtttgGTGAACGTCTTGGCTCTATTGCATCAGGAAATTCAAGTAACCTTG atattagttTGCTTATAAGACATAACTCTATACCGAACAACGCAAGATTtacgaataatttaaaaacaatgaacGTTGATTGTTCTAATGCCAATAAAGCAAACATTGATATGAAATCAGAcagtgtatttgaaataaataattctaacatttctaaatcaaaagacgatataaataaaaagataaatacgAATCATAGCGTAAAAGATAACAACGAACATTTGGAAGATAATACTAAGCTTCTTAATACTATGCAAATTCCCCATAAACTTCCCTATAAAGTTACACAGCAGTTACCTAATGAGATATCATCTGTTGTCTAA